CCAGTGACGAAAACGACAGGATCCATGACTTCAACCTCGGGGAAAAACAATGCAAGCAGAAGATCCTAGCGCAGCTGCTGAGAAATAGCTGCACCTCCCTGCATCGGCTTTTCACCAGCCCCGGGGGGGGCTCCCCCCTCAAGTGCTCCGGGGATGCATGCGGTCATAGAGCGACCTCAGACGCGCTTGGTGGACATGGGTGTAGATCTGGGTGGTGGTGATGTCGGCATGCCCCAGCATGGCCTGGACGGCCCTGAGATCAGCCCCGTGGTCAAGCAGGTGGGTGGCGAAGGCATGGCGGAGGACATGGGGGCTCACCTCCCTGGAGGGGATGCCCGCCTTCACGGCATAGCCCTTGAGCAGGCGCCAGAGGTGCTGCCGGGTGAGGGGTTCGCCGCGTCTCCCCACAAAGAGCTCCCCGCCCTTGGGACGGAAGCCGGGACGCAGGCGGAGCCAAGTCCTGATCCAGTGTTCAGCGCCCTCGCCGAAAGGCACCAGGCGTTCCTTCCGCCCCTTGCCCATGACCTTCAGGAAGCCCTCGTCCAGGAACACCGAGAGGGCCGGGAGCTCAGCCAGCTCGCTCACCCGCAACCCCGTGGCATAGAAGAGCTCCATCCAGGCCCGGTCCCGGACCCCCAGCGGGGTCTGGACATCAGGTGCGATCAGAAGGGCATCCACCTGCCCCTCACTGAGCGTCTTCGGCAGCACGCGGGGTGCCCTGGGCGGACTGGCAACCGATTCAGGCCCAGCCCCATCCCCGCCTTCCATCCGGAGGAAGCCCAGGAACTGCCGTACAGCCGAGGAGAGCCTGGCCAGGCTCCGGGCGGCCCGCCCCTCCCCCCGGCAGGCCACAAGGAAGCGGTTGAGCGCATCCCGATCCAGATCCCCCGGTGCCAGCCCAGCCTCGATGGACCAGGCCGCCAGGAGACGGAGATCCGAAAGGTAGGCCTCCACGGTGTTGACGGAGAGCCCCCTCTCCACCGCCAGATGGGCCTGGAACTCCTTCATGGACCCGCTCCACCCCAGGGCCCATCCGGCCCGCTGATCAGTGACTTGCATCGGAAGCTCCGCACTTGTCATCCTAGTCGCTTGGCAGACTTCCGGCTGCGTGATAGTCTCGCTAAGTTTTGAAGGAGAGCACATGGCTGAGATCCGCAAGAAGGTCATCGCGATTATCGCTGAACAGCTGGCCAAGCCCGAGGATTCCATCACCGAGAACAGTCACTTCGTCGACGACCTGGGCGCCGACAGCCTGGACACGGTCGAGATCATCATGGCCATCGAGGAGGCCTTCGGCATCGAGATCCCTGAGAGCGAGCAGGAGAAGATCAAGACGGTGGGAGACGCCATCACCTACATCGAGAAGAACGCCAAGGCCTGAGATCCAAGCCATCCGAATCGAAGCGCCGCCATCCTATGCCGTGCGGCGCTTCAGCCGTTGAGGTGATCCCATGACATCAGTCCAGCGCCGCCGTGTGGTCATCACGGGCATGGGGACGGTCAATCCCTGCGGAAACTCCGTAGCCGAGACCTGGAGTTCCCTACTGGAGGGCCGGAGCGGCATCGGCCTCATCGACCGCTTCGACACCACCGACTTCTCCTGCAAGATCGCCGGTCAGGTCAAGGGCTTCAACCCTGACCTGTCCATCGAGAAGAAAGAGCAGAAGAAGATGGACATCTTCATCCAGTACGCCATGGCCGCCACCCAGGAGGCCATGATCGATGCCGGGTTCCACGACGCCGAGCTCTCCATTGAGGAGAGAGAGCGCTTCGGGGTCTATATCGGCTCCGGGATCGGCGGGCTGGGAACCATCTGGCAGGAGGCCCGCGGCTACCGTGGTCCCCGCCGGACGAGCCCCTTCTTCATCCCGAGCCTGATCATCAACCTGGCTGGCGGCAACGTCAGCATCAAATATGGCCTCAAGGGTCCCAACAGCGCTGTGGCCACCGCCTGCGCCACCGGCACCCACGCCATCGGCGATGCTGCCCGCTTGATCATGCACGGCTATGCCGACCGCATGGTCGCCGGGGGCTCCGATTCGGTCATCAACGAGCTGGGCGTGGGAGGCTTCAGCGCCATGCGTGCGCTCTCCACCCGCAACGACGACCCCCTGACCGCCAGCCGGCCTTTTGATGTGGATCGTGACGGCTTCGTCATGGGCGAGGGTGCGGGGATCGTGGTGCTCGAGGAATACGAGATGGCCAAGGCCCGCGGGGCCAAGATCTACGCAGAGGTCGCCGGCTATGGAATGTCGGGTGATGCTTACCACATGACCAGCCCCAGCGAGGATGGTGACGGCCCCCGCCGAGTCATGACCGCCGCCGTCAAGGACGCCGGCATTGACCCCAGTCAGATCGCCTATGTCAATGCCCACGGCACCTCCACCCCTGCCGGGGACCGGATCGAGTGCCTTGCCCTGAAGCAGACCTTCGGCAGCCACGTGAAGGACCTCAAGGTCAGCTCCAGCAAGTCCATGACCGGCCACCTGCTGGGCGCCGCAGGCGGTCTGGAGACCATCGTGTCCACCATGGCTCTGGTGAGTGGCCGGATTCCCCCCACCATCAATCTGGTGAACCAGGATCCCGCCTGCGATCTGGATGTGACCCCCAACGTCCCGGGCAGCTTCGACGGAGAATACGCCCTGAACAACAACTTCGGGTTCGGCGGCACCAACGGCTGCCTGGTCCTCAGGAAGGTCTGAGCCCAGCCCTCTGTCCAGGCGCCGACCCACAGGGTCGGCGCCTTCTGCATATGCCCATGTCCTCTTCCCGCATTGCCGCCCTCTTGGCCCTGAGCTTGACCCTCCACGCAGAAGGTCCATCCACCCCTGCCCCACCGGAGCTCCCAAAACGCCCCTGGAGCGATGTCGCCACCCTCTCCCTGGTCTCCACCACTGGTAACTCCGAGGGGCGCACCCTGGGCTTCTCCAACGACTTCATCTACACCTGGGGTCGGAGCGCCCTGATCATCAAAAGCGGGATCCTGAAGGTCTCCTCTGCCACGGTGACCCGCTCGGCCTCGGGCAACACCCTGGATGACGCCACAGTCACCGAAACCCGGGTCTGGTCCACCACGGCCGAAAGCTGCTTCCTCAACCTCCGCAAGGAGGAGAAGATCCTCAAGGGCGACCGCTGGTACTGGTTCTCCAGCCTCGGCTGGGAGCGCAACCGCCCCTCCGGCCTGGACGCCCGTTACACCGGCAGCCTGGGCATGGGCCGTCTCCTGCTGGATGGCGAACCCACCCGTCTGAGGATGGATCTGGGCCTCGGCTATGCCGAGGAGCGCCCCACCGTTCCGGACAGCACCACCCGGGACGGCTACTGGACGACTGCCCTGAATATGGAGTTCAAGCGGAAGCTGGGAGCCTCGGCGATGTACAGCGCCGACCTGATGGCCCTCGAGGACCTGTCGGACACCCAGGACTGGCAGACGAACCTCAAGCAGGCCCTGACCGCCTCCCTGAACAAGACCCTGGCCCTGAAGGTCGCCTACGAGTACCGCTACCGCCGGGTGCCCAAGCTGGTGGCGATCACGGCCTACTCCATCGACGACTCCAGCGTCTCCCTGGGTAGCGTTTACATCCCCGCCCGGAAGCTGGACACCCTCCTGACCACCAGCCTGGTGGCCACCTTCTGAGAGCTCCGGTTCGCCTTTCTTTCGCAGAGGGAGCACAATAGCCCCATGCCGAAAGCCCTGCCCTTCAAGCTCGTCTCGCCCTACGCACCCGCGGGGGACCAGCCCGAGGCCATCGCCCAGCTGGTGGCGGGCATCGAAGCCGGAGAGCGCTGCCAGACCCTCCTGGGCGTGACCGGTTCCGGCAAGACCTTCGCCATGGCCTCCACCATCGCGAGGCTCAACCGCCCCGCCCTCATCTTCGCCCCCAACAAGACCTTGGCGGCCCAGCTCTTCAGCGAGTTCAAGCAGTTCTTCCCCGAGAACGCCGTCGAGTACTTCGTCAGCTACTACGACTACTACCAGCCCGAGGCCTACGTCCCCGAGCGGGACCTCTTCATCGAGAAGGACGCCAAGGTCAACGACGAGCTGGAGAAGCTCCGGCTCAATGCCACCCGCTGCCTCCTGGAGCGCCGGGACACCATCGTGGTGGCCTCCGTGAGCTGCATCTACGGCCTGGGCGACCCCAGCAGCTACCTGAACCTCTCGGTGTCCATGGCCGTGGGCGACACCCTGGACCGCGGGATCCTGCTCCGGAATCTCGTAGCCATCCAGTACGCCCGCAACCAGATGAGCTTCGAGCCCGGGGTCTTCCGGGTGCGGGGCGACGTGGTGGAGGTCTACCCCGCCTACGAGGACGTGGCCTACCGCATCGAACTCTGGGGTGACGAGATCGAGCGCCTCTCCAAGATCGACCCCCTCACGGGCAAGGTGCTGGAGAAGCTGGACCAGCTCACCATCTGGCCCAAGTCCCACTACGTCACCCCCCAGGACAAGCTGGAGGTGGCCATCCGCCAGATCAAGGCAGAACTGGAGGAGCGGGAGAACCAGTACCGATCCGAGGGCCGCATTGTGGAGCTGCAGCGCCTGCACCAGCGCACCATCTACGACATCGAGATGATGAAGGAGATGGGCTACTGCTCGGGCATCGAGAACTACAGCCGCTTCCTGGACGGCCGCCAGCCCGGCGAGCCGCCTCACACCCTGCTGGACTACTTCCCCGAAGACTTCATCCTCTTCATGGATGAGAGCCACGTGGCCACGGGACAGCTCCACGGGATGTACAACGGCGACCGCAGCCGCAAGTCGACCCTCGTGGACTTCGGCTTCCGCCTCCCCGCTGCCCTGGACAACCGCCCCCTGAAGTTCGAGGAATTCGAGACCCGGGTGAACCAGGTCATCTACGTCAGCGCCACCCCCGGCAACTACGAGCTGGAGCAGTGCGGGGGCGTGGTGGTGGAACAGGTCGTGCGCCCCACGGGCCTGGTGGACCCCATCGTGGAGGTTCGCCCCGTGGGCAACCAGGTGGACGATCTCCTGGAGGAGATCCGGCAGGTGGTGGCACGGGATGAGCGCGTTCTGGTCACGGTGCTCACCAAGAAGCTGGCCGAGCAGCTGACCTCCTACTACCAGGAGCTGGGCGTCAAGGCCGAGTATCTCCACTCCGAGATCGACACCCTGGAGCGAGTGGAGCTCCTCAAGAACCTCCGCAAGGGGGTCTTCGATGTCCTGGTGGGCATCAACCTCCTGCGGGAGGGCCTGGACCTTCCGGAGGTCTCCCTGGTGGCCATCCTGGACGCCGACAAGGAGGGCTTCCTCCGCAACCATCGCTCCCTGATCCAGACCATCGGCCGTGCCGCCCGCAACGTCCACGGCAAGGCCATCCTCTACGCCGACCGGATGACCGGCTCCCTCAGCACCGCCATCGAGGAGACTGCCCGGCGCCGGGCCAAGCAGCTGGCCTACAACGAGACCCACGGCATCACCCCCGAGACCGTGAAGCGCAACCTGGACGATGTCATGGGCGAAGCCCTGGCGCGGGAGTTTGTCAACGTCCCCAAGGTGGACCAAGTCGCCGAGGAGCCCCTGCTCTACCTCAGCGACACCGAGTTCGAGAAGGCCATCGCCAAGCTGGAGAAGGAGATGCGGGAGCGGGCCACCCGCATGGAGTTCGAAGAGGCCGCCAAGCTGCGGGACCGGATCCAACATGCACGGCGGGAGCGGCTCGTCTCCAGCTGAACCTGGAGATAATCGAGGCAAGGAGTACCCATGCCCCGCCCCTCGACCTTCCAGTTCCACATCGATCCCGAGCTCTGCACCCGCTGTGGCCTCTGCGTCTCCGACTGCCCCGTGCGGATCATCAGCCAGGAGCAGAAGGGCATCCCCTTCGTGGAGGGCCCGAAGGAGAGCCGCTGTATCCACTGTCAGCACTGTCTGGCCGTCTGCCCCGTGGCCGCCCTTTCCATCGATGGGCTGCAACCTGCCGACAGTCAGCCCACCACGGGCCTCCCCTCCTTCGAAGCCATGGACCACCTGGTTCGGAGCCGACGCTCCATCCGGCACTACCGGCGCGAGAATGTCGATCCCGCCCTGCTCTCCCGTATCCTGGCAAGCCTGGCCCATGTGCCCACGGGTACCAACGCCCAGCAGCTCACCTTCAGACTCATTGATGACCTGGGGGTCATGGAGCGCTTCCGTCAGCAGACCATCGAGGCCCTGATCCGCGCCGATGCCGCCGGAGACATCCCCGACCGCTATGTCGTCCTGCGGAACGCCCACCAGGCCTTCACCAAATACGGTATCGACATCCTCTTCCGGGGTGCCCCCCACCTGCTGGTGGTCTCCGCCCCGCCCCATGTCTCCACACCCCAGCAGGATGTGGACCTGGCCCTGGCCACCTTCGAGCTCCTGGCTCAGAGTGCGGGGCTTGGCACAGTCTGGTCCGGTTTCGCTTGCTACGCCCTGGAGACCGCCCCCGAGCTCAAGACCCTCCTGGGCCTGCCCAGGGATCACGCCTACTACGCCATGCCCTTCGGCCTCCCGGCCGTCCGCCACCCACGCACAGTGCAGCGGGAGCACTCCGCCGAAATCCACCGGGTGGTGCTGTCGTGAGACGCGTCCACTGGATCGGCTCCGCGCTCCTTCTGATCCTGCTTCTCGCGGTCAGCGGCGGACTCTTCTGGACCCGCAGCTCCGGCCCCCCGGCCGGGCTGGTGGCCCGCCTGCGGGGGAGGACCGCCAGCGGCAAGGCCAAACCCGTCGTCAAGGAACGCACCGTCGAAACCCGCTACCTCCTGGCGACCCGGCAGCTGGGCAGCCAGGCCGGCACCCCGGAGGAGCAGGAACTGGCCCGTCAGGCAGAGCGCCTGGCCAATCATGAGCTGACCCTCTCCTTCAACATGGCCATGCG
The sequence above is drawn from the uncultured Holophaga sp. genome and encodes:
- the fabF gene encoding beta-ketoacyl-ACP synthase II; its protein translation is MTSVQRRRVVITGMGTVNPCGNSVAETWSSLLEGRSGIGLIDRFDTTDFSCKIAGQVKGFNPDLSIEKKEQKKMDIFIQYAMAATQEAMIDAGFHDAELSIEERERFGVYIGSGIGGLGTIWQEARGYRGPRRTSPFFIPSLIINLAGGNVSIKYGLKGPNSAVATACATGTHAIGDAARLIMHGYADRMVAGGSDSVINELGVGGFSAMRALSTRNDDPLTASRPFDVDRDGFVMGEGAGIVVLEEYEMAKARGAKIYAEVAGYGMSGDAYHMTSPSEDGDGPRRVMTAAVKDAGIDPSQIAYVNAHGTSTPAGDRIECLALKQTFGSHVKDLKVSSSKSMTGHLLGAAGGLETIVSTMALVSGRIPPTINLVNQDPACDLDVTPNVPGSFDGEYALNNNFGFGGTNGCLVLRKV
- a CDS encoding nitroreductase family protein, with product MPRPSTFQFHIDPELCTRCGLCVSDCPVRIISQEQKGIPFVEGPKESRCIHCQHCLAVCPVAALSIDGLQPADSQPTTGLPSFEAMDHLVRSRRSIRHYRRENVDPALLSRILASLAHVPTGTNAQQLTFRLIDDLGVMERFRQQTIEALIRADAAGDIPDRYVVLRNAHQAFTKYGIDILFRGAPHLLVVSAPPHVSTPQQDVDLALATFELLAQSAGLGTVWSGFACYALETAPELKTLLGLPRDHAYYAMPFGLPAVRHPRTVQREHSAEIHRVVLS
- the uvrB gene encoding excinuclease ABC subunit UvrB — encoded protein: MPKALPFKLVSPYAPAGDQPEAIAQLVAGIEAGERCQTLLGVTGSGKTFAMASTIARLNRPALIFAPNKTLAAQLFSEFKQFFPENAVEYFVSYYDYYQPEAYVPERDLFIEKDAKVNDELEKLRLNATRCLLERRDTIVVASVSCIYGLGDPSSYLNLSVSMAVGDTLDRGILLRNLVAIQYARNQMSFEPGVFRVRGDVVEVYPAYEDVAYRIELWGDEIERLSKIDPLTGKVLEKLDQLTIWPKSHYVTPQDKLEVAIRQIKAELEERENQYRSEGRIVELQRLHQRTIYDIEMMKEMGYCSGIENYSRFLDGRQPGEPPHTLLDYFPEDFILFMDESHVATGQLHGMYNGDRSRKSTLVDFGFRLPAALDNRPLKFEEFETRVNQVIYVSATPGNYELEQCGGVVVEQVVRPTGLVDPIVEVRPVGNQVDDLLEEIRQVVARDERVLVTVLTKKLAEQLTSYYQELGVKAEYLHSEIDTLERVELLKNLRKGVFDVLVGINLLREGLDLPEVSLVAILDADKEGFLRNHRSLIQTIGRAARNVHGKAILYADRMTGSLSTAIEETARRRAKQLAYNETHGITPETVKRNLDDVMGEALAREFVNVPKVDQVAEEPLLYLSDTEFEKAIAKLEKEMRERATRMEFEEAAKLRDRIQHARRERLVSS
- a CDS encoding site-specific tyrosine recombinase XerD — its product is MQVTDQRAGWALGWSGSMKEFQAHLAVERGLSVNTVEAYLSDLRLLAAWSIEAGLAPGDLDRDALNRFLVACRGEGRAARSLARLSSAVRQFLGFLRMEGGDGAGPESVASPPRAPRVLPKTLSEGQVDALLIAPDVQTPLGVRDRAWMELFYATGLRVSELAELPALSVFLDEGFLKVMGKGRKERLVPFGEGAEHWIRTWLRLRPGFRPKGGELFVGRRGEPLTRQHLWRLLKGYAVKAGIPSREVSPHVLRHAFATHLLDHGADLRAVQAMLGHADITTTQIYTHVHQARLRSLYDRMHPRST
- a CDS encoding DUF481 domain-containing protein, with amino-acid sequence MSSSRIAALLALSLTLHAEGPSTPAPPELPKRPWSDVATLSLVSTTGNSEGRTLGFSNDFIYTWGRSALIIKSGILKVSSATVTRSASGNTLDDATVTETRVWSTTAESCFLNLRKEEKILKGDRWYWFSSLGWERNRPSGLDARYTGSLGMGRLLLDGEPTRLRMDLGLGYAEERPTVPDSTTRDGYWTTALNMEFKRKLGASAMYSADLMALEDLSDTQDWQTNLKQALTASLNKTLALKVAYEYRYRRVPKLVAITAYSIDDSSVSLGSVYIPARKLDTLLTTSLVATF
- the acpP gene encoding acyl carrier protein, which codes for MAEIRKKVIAIIAEQLAKPEDSITENSHFVDDLGADSLDTVEIIMAIEEAFGIEIPESEQEKIKTVGDAITYIEKNAKA